The Longimicrobium sp. genomic sequence CCACCGCCACCTTCGCCACCCGCTACAGCGAGGGCGAGTACCTGCTGCTGCACTCCGAGCGGCGCACCGACGGCGTGGTGCTGGAGGCGCTCGTCGCCGCCGACCGCGACAACCCGCTGGTCCCCAAGGTCGTCCGGGGCCTGCTGGGCCACCGCAAGCGCGGGCGGTGGAACGACACGCAGGAGAACGCGTGGGTGCTGCTGGCGCTCGACCGCTACTTCCGCACCTACGAGGCGGAGACGCCCGCCTTCGTGGCCCGCGTGTGGCTGGGCGAGCGCTACGCGGGCGGCCACGAGTTCCGGGGGCGGAGCACGGACCGCTCCCTGGTGTCGGTGCCGATGCGGGTGGTGCAGGAGGGCCGGCCCGAGTCGCTCACCGTGGGGAAGGAGGGGCCGGGGCGGCTGTACTACCGCGCGGGGCTCCGCTACGCGCCGCGCGACCTGGACGTGGCGCCGCTCGAGGCGGGCTTCGTGGTGGAGCGCACCTACGAGGCGGTGGACGACCCGGCCGACGTGCAGCTGGGCCCCGACGGGCGCTGGCGGGTGCGGGCCGGGGCTCGCGTGCGGGTGACGGTGACCATGACGGCGCCGTCGCGGCGGGTGCACGTGGCGCTGGCGGACCCGCTCCCCGCCGGCTTCGAGCCGGTGAACCCCGACCTGCAGGGCGCCCAGCCGGGGTCCGAGACGACGCAGGGGGTGCGCCGGGGCCGCGCGCCCGAGGTGCGCTGGTGGCGCCCCGGGTGGTTCGAGCACCAGAACCTGCGCGACAACCGCGCCGAGGCGTTCACCAGCCTGCTGCCGGCGGGCGTGTACACCTACTCGTACGTGGCGCGTGCCACCACGCCGGGGCTCTTCATCGTCCCGCCGCCGCACGCCGAGGAGATGTACAGCCCCGAGACCTTCGGCCGCGGCAAAACCGAGCGCGTGATCGTGGAGACCCGCCCCGCGCCGGGGCGGTGATCTTCGCAGCCGGGTGACGGGACGAGGGCCCGCGGACGCGCTCCGCGGGCCCTCGCTGGCCTCATGGGAACGCCCTACGCATCCGGACGCGCCACCGGCCGAACGCGTTCGGTTTGTGCACTTGTGGAGCCGGGAGAGAGGCCGTAACCTCTGCGGATTCCCGCATGGACGCGTCGCCCGCGCGAGTGGGCGACGCGCCTCTCTCCTATTGACGATTATACCGCCGCACGGTATAATCCTCACAGTCTGAACTCGTGATCATCTCGTTCAAGAACCAGGGCACGGAGGATGTGTTCGAAGGGCGGGACACGAAGGTCGCGCGAAGGGTATGACCGCCGACGCTGTGGAAGGTCGCCGGGCGCAAGCTCGACCAGCTCGACTCGGTCGCGACCGTGCAGGAGCTGGCCGCCCCGCCGGGAAACCGGCTGGAAGAGCTGAAGGGCGACCGGAAGGGAGAACACTCGATCCGGATCAACGACCAGTACCGGGTGTGCTTCCGCTGGACCGAGCAGGGGCCGGCCGAGGTCGAGATCACGGACTACCACTGACGCGGCGCGGCAGCACGTCGCGAGAGAGGGGAGGTTCAGCAGATGGTACGCGTTCCCACGCACCGCCCGCCGACTCATCCGGGCGAGATGCTCCAGGAGGAGTTCCTCGCTCCGCTCGGCATCAGCCAGTCGCAGCTCGCGGCCGACATCAAGGTCCCGTTCCAGCGCATCAACCTGATCGTGAACCGCAAGCGCGCCGTGACGCCGGACACCGCCCTGCGCTTCGCCCGCTACTTCGGCACCAGCCCCGATTTCTGGCTGAACCTCCAGCAGCGGTGGGACCTGTACCACGCGCTGCATTCGGCCGAGGGGAAGGAGATCGAGACCATCCGGCCGCTCAAGCGCGCTTCGTAGGCTTGAAGGGTATTCCGTCGGCGAGGGTGACCATGGCACGTGTCCTCAAGCCCCCCACGCCACTCCCTGCCGCTTTCGAGACTCCCACCCTGTTCCTGGCCGGCTCGATCGAGATGGGGAGTGCCGCGAACTGGCAGCAGGCCATCGAATCGGCAGTACGCCACCGCGACATCACGATCCTGAATCCGCGACGCGACGAGTGGGATGCGACGTGGGAGCAGGACATCGCGAGCCCGCAGTTCTCCTCGCAGGTGACGTGGGAGCTGGAAGCGCAGGAGCGGGCGGACGGCATCCTGATGTACTTCGCGCCGGAGACGCGGGCGCCGGTCACGCTGCTGGAGCTCGGCCTGTTCGCGCGCACGGGAAAGCTGGTCGTCTGCTGCCCGCCGGGCTTCTGGCGCATAGGCAACGTGGACGTCGTCTGCGCGCGCTACGCCGTTCCGCAGGTGCCGTCGCTGGCCGATCTCTGTGCTTATGCGGAGGCGTGGGAAAAGCCCTGGTGACGATGCCGTAGCCCACCCGGGCTGCCGCCCGTCCCCCTTTTACCGCCGACGGAGCCTGGATGAGCCGTCACCCCTCTGGCGGTGCCCGCGCTGCGGGCGGCCGTTCGCGAACCGCAACCAGCCGCACTCGTGCGCGGCCGCCACGGTGGAGCAGCACCTGGCGGGGAAGGGCGTGCACGCGGCGGAGCTCTTCCGCCGCTTCGCCGAGGCGGTGGAGGCGTGCGGGCCCGTGGTCCTGGCGCCCGCGAAGACGCGTATCGGCTTCCAGGTGCGGATGATCTTCTCGGCCGTGACCGTGCATGCCGACCGGCTGGACGCGCACGTGGTGCTCGCCCGCCGCCTGGAGCACCCCCGCTTCACAAAGATCGAGAGCCTCTCCCCCCGCAACCACGTCCACCACTTCCGCATCCGCCATCCCGGCGAGATCGACGGCGAGGTCCGCGCGTGGCTCTGCGAAGCCTACGCCGTCGGCGAGCAGAAGCACCTGGCGCGGTAGAGGCGCGCGGGGCCCCCTCCCTGGCGCCTGAGGCGCCTGTCCCTCCCCGTTGCGCGACGTTGCGCGGGAGAGGGACTTCGGCGCTTCGCGCGACGAAACCAGGTGCCGCGCAGACGAGGTGCCGCGGTTGAAGCCTCGCGGGGTTTGCGAGGCTTTCCGTGGTTCCAGCGAGTGTCTTCAGGCACTCGTGCGCGACGGGGCCGCGCCGAGACCCGCGTACGCGCGCCTGGGCGAGGCCGCGCTCTCCGGCGCGCGGGTGACGCCGCTGCGCCGCATCCCCGCCCCGCCGCAGCTGGTCTCCCCGGGCCGCGCGCCGGAAGGAGGCGAGAGCCGCGATCGCGACCGGCGGCGCTGAGCGCCGGCGCAGGCCCGGGATCGCGAGGAGGGGCACGCGGCGCGACCGGCCGCGTGCCCTTCCGTCGTCGCGAAACGGCCCGCGCGGGGCCATCCAATCCTGAAGGCACCTCGCCGCTGCTGCGCGCGGTCTCATCCTCCACCTCTTCCACCCGGACCGACGACCATGGCCGACCAGAACCTCCCCGTCACCTCGCGCGAGTACAAGCTGATGCTCGACACGAGCCGTTTCCAGGAGCGCGGCGAGGGCGGCAAGGCGTACCTGGATCTGGTGAAGTTCATCATCGAAAAGGAGAAGGGTGTCTTCGTCCCCCAGGAGAAGATCGACGGGGGCAACCTGGAGCCGAAGACGCGTCGCACCTCGTTCCTCGACACGCCCGAGATGGGGTTCCGCGGCCACGGCTTCATCCTGCGGGTGCGCGAGAAGAAGAAGCGGCAGCTGAACCTGAAGTACCGCGGGCCCGACCGGTACGCGGCCGCGGTGCAGAAGGTCGCTCCCGTCCCGCCGGCGGGGGCGGAGCTCGACGGCGACAAGTTCGAGGAGGACGTCCTGCCCGCGTTCGTGAGCCAGTTCTCCCGCTCGGCGTCGGTGGAGAAGGTGGAGGCGGGGCTGGACCTCTCCACCGTGGAGCGGGTGGCGGCCGTCTTCCCCGGCCTGGGCGAGCTCGGCATTCCCGGCGACACCGAGGTGGTCGTGGCGAACGGCTTCACGGCGCACGAAGTGGTGCTGCACGTCGGCGGCTTCCGCTTCGGCGGCGACGCCCCGGTCAAGATGGCGCTGAGCTTCTGGTACCTGCAGGAGACGATGACCGGCTTCCCGATGGTGGGGGAGTTCTCGTTCGACTACGACGCGCTGGCGGAGAGCGCCGGTGCGCTGGAGCAGTTCCCGCTCGAAACGGTGAAGGGGACGGAGCGGGTCTTCCGCGCGCTCCAGCTCCAGGCGGGGTGGCTGGACCTGGCGGGGACGACCAAGTCCGCCTTCGCGGTGAGCGGGCTGTAGGCCCGGACCGCGCGCGCACCGGACGCGGACGGACGCAGGGGCGGGCGTTCGTCCGCCCGCGGCCGGCGCCTCGCCGGCGTCCGCGCTTTAGCGCCGGCGCACGGCGGTGAAGGGGCGGCGGAGGGCGAGGACGCGCAGCTCGCCGTGCAGGGTGTCGCCCTGCACGGCCGCGCGGATCTCGAAGCGCGCCATCATCCGCCGCCCCGACACCACCAGCAGCCGCCCGCGCACCGTCCCCGCCGCCTCCAGGCTCCCCTGCCCGTGCAGGGTGGCCCCCACCGAGTCGCCCGCCTGCCGCAGCTCGATCCACCCGCTCTCCCGCGGCCCTTCGTCCGTCCGCCAGAAGAGCGCCCACCGCCCCGCCACGTCGGCCGGCGGACCGGTGCTGTCGGCGGCGACGGGGAGCGTGTCGGCCCCGGCGGTGGCGGTCTCCGCGTCTCGCGCGCAGGAGAGGTCCAGCCCCTCGGCGCTCCCGCGGGCGACGAGCTCCGCCGCGGCCCGGCGCGCGCACGGGGGGAAGGAGGGGACGTGTCCCGTGCCGG encodes the following:
- a CDS encoding nucleoside 2-deoxyribosyltransferase domain-containing protein — encoded protein: MARVLKPPTPLPAAFETPTLFLAGSIEMGSAANWQQAIESAVRHRDITILNPRRDEWDATWEQDIASPQFSSQVTWELEAQERADGILMYFAPETRAPVTLLELGLFARTGKLVVCCPPGFWRIGNVDVVCARYAVPQVPSLADLCAYAEAWEKPW
- a CDS encoding type II toxin-antitoxin system RelE/ParE family toxin; this translates as MWKVAGRKLDQLDSVATVQELAAPPGNRLEELKGDRKGEHSIRINDQYRVCFRWTEQGPAEVEITDYH
- a CDS encoding HigA family addiction module antitoxin, coding for MVRVPTHRPPTHPGEMLQEEFLAPLGISQSQLAADIKVPFQRINLIVNRKRAVTPDTALRFARYFGTSPDFWLNLQQRWDLYHALHSAEGKEIETIRPLKRAS
- a CDS encoding DUF5655 domain-containing protein — protein: MEQHLAGKGVHAAELFRRFAEAVEACGPVVLAPAKTRIGFQVRMIFSAVTVHADRLDAHVVLARRLEHPRFTKIESLSPRNHVHHFRIRHPGEIDGEVRAWLCEAYAVGEQKHLAR